A region of the Arachis hypogaea cultivar Tifrunner chromosome 15, arahy.Tifrunner.gnm2.J5K5, whole genome shotgun sequence genome:
CCTCTTGTGTCCTGATTCACCACAGTTTGGGCACCTCTGAATCTGTCCCTTCCTAGACAAGTGGGACCGGCTGCTGTCCAGAGCTTCATCTggtcctctcttcctcttcttgactGGTCTGTGGCTAGGCTTTCAATAAGGAGGAGGCATGACATCATCAAAGTTTGTCTTCTCCCATAAATCTGGGCCATTCAGAGGATTGATCACTGAATCAAAGCACTTGACATAGGTAGGCTTCTTGTAGCAGTCATCAACAAATGCATCTATGTCAAGTCCTTTAAAATTGATGCAGCTTATGGCATGTGTGCAAGGAATACCACTGAGCTGCCACTTCCTACAAGAACACACATGAGCAGACAGATCAACAGCAAATTTA
Encoded here:
- the LOC140179390 gene encoding uncharacterized protein; this translates as MCESFNCAIVKSREKPIVTILEDIRVYLMSRWAVNRELIKNFNGTVLPRIREKIERRSRSAGEWRSYWSAAQTYEVVNGLSKFAVDLSAHVCSCRKWQLSGIPCTHAISCINFKGLDIDAFVDDCYKKPTYVKCFDSVINPLNGPDLWEKTNFDDVMPPPY